Proteins co-encoded in one Actinomadura luteofluorescens genomic window:
- a CDS encoding DUF1707 and FHA domain-containing protein translates to MDGQPSFPVRASDTERDRVLRVLSDRVAEGRMSNETFERRVDQVLQARSKAELADIVHDLPASNRVVNRLTGIISSVSQATARIEAAWRAPRLPRFMLPPRELGRIVVGRAPACQFILTDLTVSRFHAEIHRADEGWMISDLGSMNGTRVNGYRLTGPARVRPGDEVGFGNSAFIVTAP, encoded by the coding sequence ATGGACGGTCAGCCCTCATTCCCGGTGAGAGCGTCCGACACGGAACGGGACCGGGTGCTGCGCGTCCTCAGCGACCGCGTGGCCGAGGGCCGGATGTCGAACGAGACGTTCGAGCGCCGTGTCGACCAGGTGCTGCAGGCGCGCAGCAAGGCCGAGCTGGCCGACATCGTGCACGACCTGCCGGCCTCCAACCGCGTCGTGAACCGGCTGACCGGCATCATCTCCTCGGTCTCGCAGGCCACCGCGCGGATCGAGGCGGCCTGGCGGGCGCCGCGGCTGCCCCGGTTCATGCTTCCGCCGCGCGAGCTCGGCCGCATCGTCGTCGGCCGCGCCCCCGCCTGCCAGTTCATCCTCACCGACCTCACCGTCTCCCGGTTCCACGCCGAGATCCACCGCGCGGACGAGGGCTGGATGATCTCCGATCTCGGTTCGATGAACGGCACCCGGGTGAACGGGTACCGGCTGACCGGCCCGGCCCGCGTCCGGCCCGGCGACGAGGTCGGCTTCGGCAACTCCGCCTTCATCGTCACCGCTCCCTGA
- a CDS encoding DUF2252 domain-containing protein: protein MASITEELRGRDPKERQAQIVDVLVDAFSDLMERSPAEFRRRFRKMASDPFAFYRGSACLFYADIADDDDPWADERTSRVWIQGDLHAQNFGTYMNDDGVFVFDVNDYDEAYVGHFTWDVKRLVASLALLAWQKAISDADIRRLIETYVRAYVDQVRKFAAHEGDEKFALTLDTTDGYVRDVLVAAMGGTRTGLLEGMTVVSGAERRFRDRPGVRRLDDAERAQVEAAYAEYLTTIPNEKRFGSLTYEIKDIVGASGFGIGSAGLSAYNILVEGNTQALENDVVLSMKQGNVAAASRVVDDPRIREYFQHHGHRTAVSRRALQANSDPWLGHTRIDGVGYVVQELSPYEEDLDWGGLTEPEDMLSVLDDLGRATAKVHCVSDTDSDHTLVGFQVEDAIDAVIGPDESAFVEAMVAFGTEYAEIVREDHTYFVDAFRNHEIPGL from the coding sequence ATGGCGAGCATCACCGAGGAACTGCGCGGGCGGGACCCGAAGGAGCGCCAGGCGCAGATCGTCGACGTCCTGGTCGACGCGTTCTCGGACCTGATGGAGCGCAGCCCCGCCGAGTTCCGCCGCCGCTTCCGCAAGATGGCGTCCGACCCGTTCGCGTTCTACCGGGGCAGCGCCTGCCTGTTCTACGCCGACATCGCGGACGACGACGACCCGTGGGCCGACGAGCGCACGTCCCGCGTGTGGATCCAGGGCGACCTGCACGCGCAGAACTTCGGCACCTACATGAACGACGACGGCGTCTTCGTCTTCGACGTCAACGACTACGACGAGGCCTACGTCGGCCACTTCACCTGGGACGTCAAGCGCCTGGTGGCCAGCCTGGCGCTGCTGGCGTGGCAGAAGGCGATCTCCGACGCCGACATCCGCCGGCTCATCGAGACCTACGTGCGCGCCTACGTCGACCAGGTCCGCAAGTTCGCCGCGCACGAGGGCGACGAGAAGTTCGCGCTGACGCTCGACACCACCGACGGCTACGTCCGCGACGTGCTGGTCGCCGCGATGGGCGGCACCCGGACCGGGCTGCTGGAGGGCATGACCGTGGTGTCGGGGGCCGAGCGCCGGTTCCGCGACCGCCCCGGCGTCCGCCGCCTGGACGACGCCGAGCGCGCCCAGGTCGAGGCCGCCTACGCGGAGTACCTGACGACCATCCCGAACGAGAAGCGCTTCGGCAGCCTCACCTACGAGATCAAGGACATCGTCGGCGCGTCCGGGTTCGGCATCGGCTCGGCCGGGCTGTCGGCCTACAACATCCTCGTGGAGGGCAACACCCAGGCGCTGGAGAACGACGTCGTCCTGTCGATGAAGCAGGGCAACGTCGCGGCGGCCAGCCGGGTGGTCGACGACCCCCGCATCCGCGAGTACTTCCAGCACCACGGGCACCGCACCGCCGTGTCGCGGCGCGCGCTGCAGGCCAACAGCGACCCGTGGCTCGGCCACACCCGGATCGACGGCGTCGGCTACGTCGTGCAGGAGCTGTCGCCCTACGAGGAGGACCTGGACTGGGGCGGCCTCACCGAGCCCGAGGACATGCTGTCGGTGCTGGACGACCTGGGCCGCGCCACCGCCAAGGTGCACTGCGTGTCCGACACCGACTCCGACCACACCCTGGTCGGGTTCCAGGTCGAGGACGCCATCGACGCGGTGATCGGCCCGGACGAGTCGGCGTTCGTGGAGGCCATGGTCGCGTTCGGCACCGAGTACGCCGAGATCGTCCGGGAGGACCACACCTACTTCGTGGACGCGTTCCGCAACCACGAGATCCCCGGCCTTTAG
- a CDS encoding cytochrome P450, with translation MTFDLTSRFPLGASVTAAALEDDPHPHLARLREREPVSWLPALGGWLVTARGPALEVMRDAAAYTVDDPRFSTAQVVGPSMLSLDGPVHTRHRDPFARPFRPARTRERFTAFVEAETDRLVGALAPAGRAELRGRLAGPLAVAVVTEALGLHGVDAATVRSWYGAFVEAVSAITAGGAAPARTDEAYRLLSAAVEEAIRAARPGSLLAEAARGDLRTDEVVANAAILMFGGIDTTEGMIANAALHLLGHPDQLRLVLDAPELLPAAIEESLRLEPAASVVDRYAARDTELGGAPVRAGDLVRVSIAGANRDPSVFPAPDRFDVRRRNAAEHLAFAHGPHFCFGAHLARLEARTALTALLDRLPGLRLDPSRPARPRGLVFRKPERLDVLWDL, from the coding sequence GTGACCTTCGACCTGACCTCCCGTTTCCCGCTCGGCGCGTCGGTGACGGCCGCCGCCCTGGAGGACGACCCGCACCCGCACCTGGCCCGGCTCCGCGAGCGCGAGCCCGTCTCCTGGCTGCCCGCGCTGGGCGGCTGGCTGGTGACCGCCCGCGGCCCGGCGCTGGAGGTCATGCGCGACGCGGCCGCCTACACGGTGGACGACCCGCGCTTCTCCACCGCGCAGGTCGTCGGGCCGAGCATGCTGTCGCTGGACGGCCCCGTCCACACCCGGCACCGCGACCCGTTCGCCCGGCCGTTCCGCCCGGCGCGGACGCGGGAGCGGTTCACCGCGTTCGTCGAGGCCGAGACCGACCGGCTCGTCGGCGCCCTCGCGCCCGCGGGCCGCGCCGAGCTGCGCGGCCGGCTGGCCGGGCCGCTCGCCGTCGCGGTCGTCACCGAGGCCCTCGGGCTGCACGGGGTGGACGCCGCGACCGTCCGCTCCTGGTACGGCGCGTTCGTCGAGGCCGTGTCGGCCATCACCGCCGGCGGCGCCGCGCCCGCGCGAACGGACGAGGCGTACCGGCTGCTGAGCGCGGCGGTGGAGGAGGCGATCCGCGCGGCGCGCCCCGGGTCGCTGCTGGCCGAGGCCGCCCGCGGCGACCTGCGCACCGACGAGGTCGTCGCCAACGCCGCGATCCTGATGTTCGGCGGCATCGACACCACCGAGGGGATGATCGCCAACGCCGCGCTGCACCTGCTCGGGCACCCGGACCAGCTCCGCCTCGTCCTGGACGCCCCGGAGCTGCTGCCCGCCGCGATCGAGGAGTCGCTGCGGCTGGAGCCCGCGGCCTCGGTCGTCGACCGGTACGCCGCCCGCGACACCGAGCTCGGCGGGGCGCCGGTCCGGGCGGGCGACCTCGTGCGGGTGTCGATCGCCGGCGCCAACCGGGACCCCTCGGTGTTCCCCGCGCCCGACCGCTTCGACGTGCGGCGCCGCAACGCCGCCGAGCACCTGGCGTTCGCGCACGGGCCCCACTTCTGCTTCGGCGCGCACCTGGCCCGGCTGGAGGCCCGCACCGCGCTCACCGCGCTGCTGGACCGCCTGCCCGGGCTGAGGCTCGACCCCTCCCGGCCCGCCCGGCCCCGCGGGCTGGTGTTCCGCAAGCCCGAGCGGCTGGACGTCCTCTGGGACCTCTGA
- a CDS encoding DUF3616 domain-containing protein: MIVERRVELRFCPESREAQTHVNLSAVRQDGRCLWVAGDETATIERLTAVTGEDGRVTGYDGQATIALADLVPLPAGADEEADIEGLARADGWLWAIGSHSLKRKKIKPGNGDAKARKRLATIVREDNRYILARIPLVTGEDGLPTAVAEDGDRTAAVLGLDKDSIADLLADDPHLAPFLAIPSKDNGLDIEGVAVHGDRLYIGLRGPVLRGWAVLVEIRPAPHPRDPRRLRALPVGDDGELYRTHFLDLGGLGVRDLCPHGDDLLVLTGPSMDLDGPVRLVRWPGAARADAGEIVPADELEVLGELPHGDGDDHAEGIAVLDEPGTRLLVVYDSPAPDRLTANGGVLADVLHLG, encoded by the coding sequence ATGATCGTGGAACGCCGTGTCGAGCTGCGCTTTTGCCCGGAGAGCCGCGAGGCTCAGACGCACGTCAACCTGTCCGCCGTGCGCCAGGACGGGCGCTGCCTGTGGGTGGCGGGCGACGAGACGGCCACCATCGAGCGCCTGACCGCCGTCACCGGCGAGGACGGGCGCGTCACCGGCTACGACGGGCAGGCCACGATCGCGCTCGCCGACCTCGTCCCGCTGCCGGCCGGGGCCGACGAGGAGGCCGACATCGAGGGCCTGGCCCGCGCCGACGGGTGGCTGTGGGCGATCGGCTCGCACAGCCTCAAGCGCAAGAAGATCAAGCCCGGGAACGGCGACGCCAAGGCGCGCAAGCGCCTCGCCACCATCGTGCGGGAGGACAACCGCTACATCCTCGCCCGCATCCCCCTGGTCACCGGTGAGGACGGCCTGCCCACCGCCGTGGCGGAGGACGGCGACCGCACCGCGGCCGTCCTCGGCCTCGACAAGGACTCCATCGCCGACCTGCTCGCCGACGACCCGCACCTCGCGCCGTTCCTGGCCATCCCGAGCAAGGACAACGGCCTGGACATCGAGGGCGTCGCCGTGCACGGCGACCGCCTCTACATCGGGCTGCGCGGGCCGGTGCTGCGCGGCTGGGCGGTGCTGGTGGAGATCCGCCCCGCCCCGCACCCGAGGGACCCGCGGCGCCTGCGGGCGCTGCCCGTCGGCGACGACGGCGAGCTCTATCGCACCCACTTCCTGGACCTCGGCGGCCTCGGCGTCCGCGACCTGTGCCCGCACGGCGACGACCTGCTCGTGCTCACCGGCCCGAGCATGGACCTGGACGGCCCGGTGCGGCTCGTGCGGTGGCCGGGCGCGGCCCGCGCCGACGCCGGCGAGATCGTCCCGGCCGACGAGCTGGAGGTGCTGGGCGAGCTCCCCCACGGCGACGGCGACGACCACGCCGAGGGCATCGCCGTCCTGGACGAGCCCGGCACCCGCCTGCTGGTCGTCTACGACAGCCCCGCCCCCGACCGGCTCACGGCGAACGGCGGCGTCCTCGCCGACGTGCTGCACCTCGGCTGA
- a CDS encoding L-erythro-3,5-diaminohexanoate dehydrogenase, translated as MATTGGGTGTAVGLHRVLEPAGVLPQAALRLDPDPRIRPDEVRIAVERLNLDAASYRQLHTAHGGDPDAIRAEVLRIIEERGKMHNPVTGSGGMLVGVVEEAGPDSPLGLKPGDRVATLVSLTLTPLAVTDGLADWDGRSEQVPARGHAILFARSIAAVLPDDMPVPLALAVMDVCGAPALTHRVVSAREGGPVVLVLGAAGKSGSLSLAAARRAGASRVIGLVPTAAEEERLAASGLADAVVRADARDPVAVAAAVGEPADVTVVCVDVPGCEHGAILATAPGGTVVFFSMATSFPAAALGAEGLAADVTMLIGNGYVPGHAETALELVRSEPAVRALFTSRTGPDSAQ; from the coding sequence ATGGCGACGACCGGAGGCGGGACGGGGACGGCGGTCGGGCTGCACCGGGTGCTGGAGCCCGCGGGCGTCCTGCCGCAGGCCGCGCTGCGGCTGGACCCCGATCCGCGGATCCGGCCGGACGAGGTGCGGATCGCGGTCGAGCGCCTCAACCTGGACGCCGCCTCCTACCGCCAGCTGCACACCGCGCACGGCGGCGACCCGGACGCGATCCGCGCCGAGGTGCTGCGGATCATCGAGGAGCGCGGCAAGATGCACAACCCGGTGACCGGGTCGGGCGGCATGCTCGTCGGCGTGGTCGAGGAGGCCGGGCCCGACTCGCCGCTCGGCCTGAAGCCCGGGGACCGCGTCGCCACCCTGGTGTCCCTCACCCTCACCCCGCTCGCGGTCACCGACGGCCTCGCGGACTGGGACGGGCGGTCCGAGCAGGTGCCGGCGCGGGGCCACGCGATCCTGTTCGCCCGCTCCATCGCCGCGGTCCTGCCTGACGACATGCCGGTGCCGCTGGCGCTCGCCGTCATGGACGTGTGCGGCGCGCCTGCCCTCACCCACCGCGTCGTGTCGGCGCGCGAGGGCGGTCCCGTGGTGCTGGTGCTGGGCGCGGCAGGCAAGAGCGGCAGCCTGTCGCTGGCCGCCGCCCGGCGCGCCGGCGCGTCCCGGGTGATCGGGCTGGTCCCCACCGCCGCGGAGGAGGAGCGGCTGGCGGCCTCGGGCCTGGCCGACGCCGTCGTCCGCGCCGACGCCCGCGACCCGGTGGCGGTCGCGGCGGCCGTCGGCGAGCCGGCCGACGTCACCGTCGTGTGCGTGGACGTGCCGGGCTGCGAGCACGGCGCGATCCTCGCCACCGCGCCCGGCGGCACCGTCGTGTTCTTCTCGATGGCGACCTCGTTCCCGGCCGCCGCGCTCGGCGCGGAGGGCCTGGCCGCCGACGTCACGATGCTCATCGGGAACGGCTACGTCCCCGGGCACGCGGAGACCGCCCTGGAACTGGTGCGGTCGGAACCCGCCGTGCGTGCGCTGTTCACCTCCCGGACCGGTCCGGATTCGGCACAATGA
- a CDS encoding KamA family radical SAM protein, with the protein MTTALHPDALQSEEAARQPYAYRRRPLVEPDWRRLPGWRDVTEAEWDSAQWQRAHCVKNVRQLRRVMGDLLDERFYADLERDQAERATMSMLLPPQMLNTMDASSTEAFYADPVRRYMLPVFSDRRTDWPSHPHASRDSLHEAEMWAVEGLTHRYPTKVLAELLPTCPQYCGHCTRMDLVGNSTPNVDKHKFTIKPPDRLGAMLDYLRRSPGVRDVVVSGGDVANMPWARLESFVDSLLDIDNIRDVRLASKALMGLPQHWLQDDVRAGMERLATKANARGVQIAIHTHVNAAQSVTPLVAKAARAMLDTGIRDVRNQGVLLRGVNDTPEALLDLSFALLDEAGILPYYLYMCDMIPSSEHWRLAVWEAQELQHAIMGYLPGFATPRIVCDVPYVGKRWVHQLADYDRERGISYWTKNYRTGLELSDPDALTRRYEYHDPIYTLPDKGQEWWRERSGTA; encoded by the coding sequence ATGACCACTGCTCTGCACCCGGACGCCCTGCAGTCCGAGGAGGCCGCGCGCCAGCCGTACGCCTACCGGCGCCGGCCCCTGGTGGAGCCCGACTGGCGGCGTCTTCCAGGATGGCGGGACGTCACGGAGGCCGAGTGGGATTCGGCGCAGTGGCAGCGCGCCCACTGCGTGAAGAACGTCCGCCAGCTGCGCCGCGTCATGGGCGACCTGCTCGACGAGCGCTTCTACGCCGATTTGGAACGTGACCAGGCCGAGCGCGCCACCATGTCGATGCTGCTGCCCCCGCAGATGCTGAACACGATGGACGCCTCCTCCACCGAGGCCTTCTACGCCGACCCCGTGCGCCGCTACATGCTCCCGGTGTTCAGCGACCGGCGCACCGACTGGCCGTCCCACCCGCACGCCTCCCGCGACTCGCTGCACGAGGCCGAGATGTGGGCCGTCGAGGGCCTCACCCACCGCTACCCCACCAAGGTCCTGGCCGAGCTCCTGCCGACCTGCCCGCAGTACTGCGGGCACTGCACCCGCATGGACCTGGTCGGCAACTCCACGCCGAACGTCGACAAGCACAAGTTCACCATCAAGCCGCCGGACCGGCTCGGCGCCATGCTGGACTACCTGCGCCGCTCCCCCGGCGTCCGCGACGTGGTCGTCTCCGGCGGCGACGTCGCCAACATGCCGTGGGCGCGGCTGGAGTCGTTCGTCGACTCGCTGCTGGACATCGACAACATCCGCGACGTCCGGCTGGCCAGCAAGGCGCTCATGGGGCTGCCGCAGCACTGGCTGCAGGACGACGTCCGCGCCGGGATGGAGCGCCTGGCGACCAAGGCGAACGCGCGCGGCGTGCAGATCGCGATCCACACCCACGTCAACGCCGCCCAGTCGGTGACGCCGCTGGTCGCCAAGGCGGCCCGCGCGATGCTCGACACCGGCATCCGCGACGTGCGCAACCAGGGCGTGCTGCTGCGCGGCGTGAACGACACGCCCGAGGCGCTGCTCGACCTGTCGTTCGCGCTCCTCGACGAGGCCGGGATCCTGCCGTACTACCTGTACATGTGCGACATGATCCCGAGCAGCGAGCACTGGCGGCTCGCGGTCTGGGAGGCGCAGGAGCTGCAGCACGCGATCATGGGCTACCTGCCCGGCTTCGCCACCCCGCGGATCGTCTGCGACGTCCCCTACGTCGGCAAGCGGTGGGTGCACCAGCTCGCCGACTACGACCGCGAGCGCGGCATCTCCTACTGGACGAAGAACTACCGCACCGGCCTGGAGCTGTCCGACCCCGACGCGCTGACCCGGCGCTACGAATACCACGACCCGATCTACACCCTGCCGGACAAGGGCCAGGAGTGGTGGCGGGAGCGGTCGGGGACGGCCTGA
- a CDS encoding ROK family transcriptional regulator, translating into MPVPVPGTPSLLRAINDRAALEALLARGPLTRPQISDLTGLSKPTASQLLARLEQAGLVVRDGVREGLPGRTAELYRINGAAAHVAGADVTPARIRVSVADLAGTVVAEHTLPTPGRTGVDVVARMAAALDGAAAAAGLTRDRLDRAVVGIQGAVDPATGRLGYAPHIPGWHIPDLVDTLSDGLGVRVAIENDVNLAALAERAGGRAEGAADFVLLWVADGVGMAVVLNGTPHRGATGGAGEIGYMPAVGAPLMRDVRRTHTGGVHSVTGGAAVLKLMREHGFRGRDAATALARAAADVQTAGRRTATDAGARAERALTELATRLGATLATVVAVIDPALVVLTGDVLRAGGEPLRARVEQHLHSLTIPRPAVRLSTVQGNPVLAGALQQALRETRDEVFTTTVP; encoded by the coding sequence GTGCCCGTGCCCGTCCCCGGAACCCCCAGCCTGCTGCGGGCGATCAACGACCGCGCCGCGCTGGAGGCGCTGCTGGCGCGGGGGCCGCTGACCCGGCCGCAGATCTCCGACCTCACCGGACTGTCCAAGCCGACCGCCTCCCAGCTGCTGGCGCGGCTGGAGCAGGCCGGGCTCGTCGTCCGCGACGGCGTCCGCGAGGGCCTGCCCGGCCGCACCGCCGAGCTGTACCGGATCAACGGCGCCGCCGCCCACGTCGCGGGCGCCGACGTCACCCCCGCGCGGATCCGCGTCAGCGTCGCCGACCTCGCCGGGACGGTGGTCGCCGAGCACACGCTGCCGACCCCCGGCCGCACCGGCGTGGACGTCGTGGCGCGGATGGCCGCCGCGCTCGACGGGGCCGCCGCCGCGGCCGGCCTCACCCGGGACCGCCTCGACCGGGCCGTCGTCGGCATCCAGGGCGCCGTCGACCCCGCCACCGGCCGCCTCGGGTACGCCCCGCACATCCCCGGCTGGCACATCCCCGACCTGGTCGACACCCTGAGCGACGGGCTCGGCGTGCGCGTCGCGATCGAGAACGACGTCAACCTCGCCGCGCTCGCCGAGCGGGCCGGCGGGCGGGCCGAGGGCGCCGCGGACTTCGTCCTGCTGTGGGTCGCCGACGGCGTCGGCATGGCCGTCGTGCTGAACGGCACGCCGCACCGGGGCGCGACCGGCGGCGCCGGGGAGATCGGCTACATGCCCGCGGTGGGCGCCCCGCTCATGCGGGACGTGCGCCGCACCCACACCGGCGGCGTGCACAGCGTCACCGGCGGCGCGGCCGTGCTGAAGCTGATGCGCGAGCACGGCTTCCGCGGCCGGGACGCCGCCACCGCGCTCGCCCGCGCCGCCGCCGACGTGCAGACCGCCGGCCGGCGCACCGCCACGGACGCGGGCGCCCGCGCGGAACGCGCCCTCACCGAGCTCGCCACCAGGCTCGGCGCCACCCTCGCCACGGTCGTGGCCGTCATCGACCCCGCGCTCGTCGTCCTCACCGGCGACGTCCTGCGCGCCGGGGGCGAACCGCTCCGCGCACGCGTCGAACAGCACCTGCACAGCCTCACGATCCCGCGCCCCGCCGTGCGGCTCAGCACCGTCCAGGGCAACCCCGTCCTGGCCGGGGCCCTCCAGCAGGCGCTCCGGGAGACCCGCGACGAGGTCTTCACCACCACCGTCCCCTGA
- a CDS encoding acyl-CoA dehydrogenase family protein: MIEWSEEDLMIRDAVRGWIDAEVRPNLDALESGELPPYDLLRNLYKTFGMDEMARSSFRSRPARQREGGAGAAGGDGSGDDRPGGGNAAMSMLPVIELCKVAPGLVSAMGVGLGLAAGTIMKRGTPEQKERWALPLLTMEKVGAWAITEPNSGSDAFGGMQATARKDGDEYVLNGGKTFITNGPYADTIVFYCKLDNGDAPRDREILTFVLDRGMPGLEQGRPLRKMGLHSSPTGELFLNDVRAGADRLLASGSQGGKESARQNFVTERAGVAAMALGVIEECLKLSVEYAKTRELWGQRIGDFQLIQLKLAKMEVARLNVQNLVFRHIEMQRAGRSPTLAEASAMKLYAAQAASEVAQEAVQLFGGNGYMSEYRVEQLARDAKSFQIYAGTDEIQITHIARDLLSR, from the coding sequence ATGATCGAATGGTCCGAGGAAGACCTGATGATCCGGGACGCGGTGCGCGGCTGGATCGACGCGGAGGTCCGCCCGAACCTGGACGCGCTGGAGTCGGGCGAGCTGCCGCCCTACGACCTGCTCCGCAACCTCTACAAGACGTTCGGGATGGACGAGATGGCCCGCTCGTCCTTCCGGTCCCGGCCGGCCCGGCAACGCGAGGGCGGGGCGGGCGCGGCCGGCGGCGACGGCTCCGGCGACGACCGGCCCGGCGGCGGCAACGCGGCGATGTCGATGCTGCCGGTCATCGAACTGTGCAAGGTCGCGCCCGGCCTGGTCTCGGCGATGGGCGTCGGGCTCGGCCTCGCCGCCGGGACGATCATGAAGCGCGGCACGCCCGAGCAGAAGGAGCGCTGGGCGCTCCCGCTGCTCACCATGGAGAAGGTCGGCGCCTGGGCGATCACCGAGCCGAACTCCGGGTCGGACGCGTTCGGCGGGATGCAGGCCACCGCCCGCAAGGACGGCGACGAGTACGTCCTCAACGGCGGCAAGACCTTCATCACCAACGGCCCCTACGCCGACACGATCGTCTTCTACTGCAAGCTCGACAACGGGGACGCTCCGCGGGACCGGGAGATCCTCACCTTCGTCCTCGACCGGGGCATGCCCGGCCTGGAGCAGGGCCGGCCGCTGCGCAAGATGGGCCTGCACTCCTCCCCCACCGGCGAGCTGTTCCTGAACGACGTGCGCGCCGGCGCCGACCGGCTCCTGGCCTCCGGCTCCCAGGGCGGCAAGGAGTCGGCCCGCCAGAACTTCGTCACCGAGCGCGCCGGCGTCGCCGCGATGGCCCTCGGCGTCATCGAGGAGTGCCTGAAGCTGTCGGTCGAGTACGCCAAGACCCGCGAGCTGTGGGGGCAGCGCATCGGCGACTTCCAGCTCATCCAGCTCAAGCTGGCGAAGATGGAGGTCGCGCGCCTCAACGTGCAGAACCTGGTGTTCCGGCACATCGAGATGCAGCGCGCCGGGCGCTCCCCGACCCTGGCCGAGGCGTCGGCGATGAAGCTGTACGCCGCGCAGGCCGCCAGCGAGGTCGCGCAGGAGGCCGTGCAGCTGTTCGGCGGCAACGGCTACATGAGCGAGTACCGCGTGGAGCAGCTCGCCCGCGACGCCAAGTCCTTCCAGATCTACGCCGGCACCGACGAGATCCAGATCACCCACATCGCCCGCGACCTGCTGTCGCGCTGA
- a CDS encoding PP2C family protein-serine/threonine phosphatase, whose product MAEDPARPARATVLLTPDGVVTGWSDGAARLFGPGAAAAAGAALTDLLGRPGAAEQLLVALREAGAGRPWSGVLPLSDEGLAVTCDPMTGADGRVQVLLAVSAPCTGGLELLDEAARRVGSTLDPHRTAREIVAVTVPRFADAGAIYVLERLLADDDQPGAETGGSAVVRRLAVALADDDPKEWSREFPVDEVIVYPPDTPLARCLATGGTVEFGGDAARDTVVGRTGRVLDGIADHVSLLAVPLVARGRTLGFAVFSRKRGRPPFGPDDRALASELARRAATCVDNACAYRREHRTATALRAALLPAAVTAPSGLRIAHRYLPAGSGVGGDWYEVVPLPGDRIAVVIGDSLGHGVTAAAAMGQLRVAAHTLVRCGFPPGEVLARLDAIARELDAAQFATCLCLVCDPATLRCEMAGAGHPPPLLALPGGTVRHFAVPQGLPLGVSDHEHPAEYPQASATIPPGATLAFYTDGLVESRMRTLDDGIARLASALVASQDGTLEETADGVVALLSDQRGHDDIALLLIRPDGP is encoded by the coding sequence ACCCCTGACGGGGTGGTCACCGGCTGGAGCGACGGCGCCGCGCGCCTGTTCGGCCCCGGCGCGGCCGCCGCGGCCGGAGCCGCGCTCACCGACCTGCTCGGCCGGCCCGGCGCGGCCGAGCAGCTGCTGGTCGCGTTGAGGGAGGCAGGGGCGGGCCGCCCCTGGAGCGGTGTGCTGCCACTGTCGGACGAGGGCCTGGCGGTGACCTGCGACCCGATGACGGGCGCGGACGGCCGCGTCCAGGTGCTGCTGGCGGTGTCCGCGCCGTGCACCGGCGGCCTGGAACTGCTGGACGAGGCCGCCCGCCGCGTCGGCTCCACCCTCGACCCGCACCGGACCGCCCGCGAGATCGTCGCCGTCACCGTCCCGCGGTTCGCCGACGCCGGCGCCATCTACGTGCTGGAACGGCTGCTCGCCGACGACGACCAGCCCGGCGCCGAGACCGGCGGATCCGCGGTCGTGCGGCGCCTGGCCGTCGCGCTCGCCGACGACGACCCGAAGGAGTGGTCCCGCGAGTTCCCCGTCGACGAGGTCATCGTCTACCCGCCGGACACCCCCTTGGCCCGGTGCCTCGCCACCGGCGGCACGGTCGAGTTCGGCGGCGACGCCGCCCGCGACACCGTGGTCGGCCGCACGGGCCGCGTCCTGGACGGCATCGCCGACCACGTGTCACTGCTGGCGGTGCCGCTCGTCGCGCGGGGCCGCACGCTCGGGTTCGCGGTGTTCAGCCGCAAGCGCGGCCGGCCGCCCTTCGGCCCGGACGACCGCGCCCTGGCCTCCGAGCTCGCGAGGCGCGCCGCGACCTGCGTCGACAACGCCTGCGCGTACCGGCGCGAGCACCGCACCGCGACGGCCCTGAGGGCGGCGCTGCTGCCCGCCGCCGTCACCGCCCCGTCCGGCCTGCGGATCGCGCACCGCTACCTGCCCGCCGGCAGCGGCGTCGGCGGCGACTGGTACGAGGTGGTGCCGCTGCCCGGCGACCGGATCGCGGTGGTGATCGGCGACTCGCTCGGGCACGGCGTCACCGCCGCCGCCGCGATGGGCCAGCTGCGGGTCGCCGCGCACACGCTGGTCAGGTGCGGATTCCCGCCCGGCGAGGTGCTCGCCCGGCTCGACGCCATCGCCCGGGAGCTGGACGCCGCGCAGTTCGCGACCTGCCTGTGCCTGGTCTGCGACCCGGCGACGCTGCGGTGCGAGATGGCCGGCGCCGGGCATCCCCCGCCGCTGCTGGCCCTGCCCGGCGGCACCGTGCGGCACTTCGCCGTCCCCCAGGGGCTGCCGCTCGGGGTGTCCGACCACGAGCACCCGGCCGAGTACCCGCAGGCGTCGGCGACGATCCCGCCGGGCGCGACCCTCGCCTTCTACACCGACGGCCTGGTGGAGAGCCGGATGCGCACCCTCGACGACGGCATCGCCCGGCTCGCCTCGGCCCTGGTCGCCTCCCAGGACGGGACGCTGGAGGAGACCGCCGACGGCGTCGTGGCCCTGCTGTCCGACCAGCGGGGCCACGACGACATCGCGCTGCTCCTGATCCGCCCCGACGGACCCTGA